In the Piscinibacter sp. XHJ-5 genome, one interval contains:
- a CDS encoding ABC transporter ATP-binding protein yields MPVNSPAISFQDVSKTYHGPRGGVHALDHVSFDIQPGEFFGLLGPNGAGKTTLISILAGLARATGGRVMVQGHDVIGDYAAARRSLGIVPQELVFDPFFSVREALRIQSGYFGVHDNDAWIDELLANLGLADKADANMRQLSGGMKRRVLVAQALVHRPPVIVLDEPTAGVDVELRQTLWQFVARLNRQGHTVLLTTHYLEEAEALCGRIAMLKQGRVVALDRTSALLAGTASTMMRFKMDTPLPAQLVPQSRVTGRIVQIKAHDAKEVQSVLAALHAAGCVPEDLEIGRADLENVFLEIMQGESRPLPLKAVTA; encoded by the coding sequence ATGCCGGTGAATTCGCCCGCCATCTCCTTTCAGGACGTCAGCAAGACCTATCACGGCCCTCGCGGCGGCGTCCATGCGCTGGATCACGTGAGCTTCGACATCCAGCCCGGCGAGTTCTTCGGGCTGCTCGGGCCGAACGGCGCGGGCAAGACGACGTTGATCAGCATCCTCGCGGGGCTGGCGCGCGCCACCGGCGGGCGCGTGATGGTGCAGGGGCACGACGTCATCGGCGACTACGCCGCCGCGCGCCGCAGCCTCGGCATCGTGCCGCAGGAGCTGGTGTTCGATCCGTTCTTCAGCGTGCGCGAGGCCTTGCGCATCCAGAGCGGCTACTTCGGCGTGCACGACAACGACGCCTGGATCGACGAACTGCTCGCCAACCTGGGCCTGGCCGACAAGGCCGACGCCAACATGCGCCAGCTGTCGGGCGGCATGAAGCGGCGGGTGCTGGTGGCGCAGGCGCTGGTGCACCGCCCGCCGGTGATCGTGCTGGACGAGCCCACCGCGGGCGTCGACGTCGAGCTGCGCCAGACGCTGTGGCAGTTCGTCGCACGGCTGAACCGGCAGGGCCACACCGTGCTGCTGACCACGCACTACCTCGAGGAGGCTGAAGCGCTGTGCGGCCGCATCGCGATGCTCAAGCAGGGCCGCGTGGTTGCACTGGATCGCACGTCGGCGCTGCTCGCGGGCACCGCCAGCACGATGATGCGTTTCAAGATGGACACCCCGCTGCCCGCACAGCTCGTGCCGCAGTCGCGTGTCACCGGTCGCATCGTGCAGATCAAGGCCCACGATGCGAAGGAGGTGCAAAGCGTGCTCGCCGCGCTGCACGCCGCCGGCTGCGTGCCCGAGGATCTCGAGATCGGCCGAGCGGATCTGGAGAACGTGTTCCTCGAGATCATGCAGGGCGAGTCCCGGCCGCTGCCGCTGAAGGCGGTGACGGCATGA
- a CDS encoding TetR/AcrR family transcriptional regulator, producing MATQAKKPRRTAERILEVTLELFNRFGEPNVSTTLISAELNISPGNLYYHYPAKDELINSLFDRYERALNELLHAADNVRNVEDAWLFFHMMFELIWQYRFLYRDLNDLLSKNRRLETHFQFVLKNKSRAVQSVLDGMTRGNAMRMELREAEPVATAMVVVLTYWLSYEYVRDPRKALEPESAGAALLRGAFHLLSLLMPYLEPAQKEHLLGLVGNYNAA from the coding sequence ATGGCCACCCAGGCGAAGAAGCCGCGCCGCACCGCCGAGCGCATCCTCGAGGTCACGCTCGAGCTGTTCAACCGCTTCGGCGAGCCCAACGTCTCCACCACGCTGATTTCGGCCGAGCTCAACATCAGCCCCGGCAACCTGTACTACCACTATCCGGCGAAGGACGAGCTGATCAACAGCCTGTTCGATCGCTACGAGCGAGCGCTCAACGAGCTGCTGCATGCCGCAGACAACGTGCGCAATGTGGAGGATGCATGGCTGTTCTTCCACATGATGTTCGAGCTGATCTGGCAGTACCGCTTCCTGTACCGCGACCTGAACGACCTGCTGTCGAAGAACCGGCGCCTCGAGACCCACTTCCAGTTCGTGCTCAAGAACAAGTCGCGCGCGGTGCAGAGCGTGCTCGACGGCATGACACGCGGCAACGCGATGCGCATGGAGTTGCGCGAAGCGGAGCCGGTGGCCACCGCGATGGTGGTCGTCCTCACTTACTGGCTGAGCTACGAGTACGTACGCGACCCGCGCAAGGCGCTCGAACCGGAGAGCGCCGGCGCGGCCTTGCTGCGCGGCGCCTTCCACTTGCTCAGCCTCCTGATGCCTTACCTCGAGCCCGCCCAGAAGGAGCATCTGCTCGGGCTGGTGGGCAACTACAACGCTGCCTGA
- a CDS encoding wax ester/triacylglycerol synthase family O-acyltransferase — protein sequence MLTATTERMSRVDTAWLRMDNEVNLMMIVGVWLLTPTITYEALSERISDKLLKYDRFRQKVVDDTMGASWVADEQFDLARHVVRHKLHRRRGQSERAALQELAGRLSTTPLDSSRPLWQFHFIEQYEGGSALIARVHHCIADGIALISVMLSITDGGADPPARKLRKTADDSGSDWLTDAVVKPFTDLTMKAIGMYGSGVAKSMEMLANPYQPLFGSLDMARSGYQVVSDVASMALMPDDSPTLLKGKPVGSKKVAWGEPISLDDVKAVGKALGCSVNDVLLACVAGAIGSYLRDAGDDPAGKEIRAMVPVNLRPLEKAYQLGNRFGLVPLVLPVGIVNPIERVYAVRQRMTQLKGSYQPVLAFAVLAVAGLLIKPAQDALLNMFAKKATAVMTNVPGPGKPLKFCGSTLRQTMFWVPQSGNIGVGVSILSYGGGVQFGLITDEKLCPEPQRIIERFEPEFEKLLMVTLMLPWGEAA from the coding sequence CCGCCTGGTTGCGGATGGACAACGAGGTCAACCTGATGATGATCGTCGGCGTGTGGCTGCTCACGCCCACCATCACCTACGAGGCGCTTTCCGAGCGCATCAGCGACAAGCTGCTCAAGTACGACCGCTTCCGCCAGAAGGTGGTCGATGACACCATGGGCGCGAGCTGGGTCGCCGACGAGCAGTTCGATCTGGCCAGGCACGTCGTGCGCCACAAGCTGCATCGCCGGCGCGGCCAGAGCGAGCGTGCGGCGCTGCAGGAGCTGGCGGGGCGCCTGTCGACGACACCGCTCGATTCTTCGCGCCCGCTGTGGCAGTTTCACTTCATCGAGCAGTACGAAGGCGGCAGCGCCCTGATCGCGCGGGTGCACCACTGCATCGCCGATGGCATCGCGCTGATCTCCGTGATGCTGTCGATCACCGACGGCGGCGCCGACCCCCCGGCGCGCAAGCTGCGCAAGACGGCCGATGACAGCGGCTCCGATTGGCTCACCGATGCGGTGGTCAAGCCCTTCACCGACCTGACGATGAAGGCCATCGGCATGTACGGCAGCGGCGTCGCCAAGTCGATGGAGATGCTGGCCAATCCGTACCAGCCGCTGTTCGGCTCGCTCGACATGGCCAGGAGCGGCTATCAGGTCGTCAGCGATGTCGCGTCGATGGCGCTGATGCCCGACGACTCGCCCACCCTGCTGAAGGGCAAGCCCGTCGGCAGCAAGAAAGTCGCCTGGGGCGAGCCGATCTCGCTGGACGACGTCAAGGCCGTCGGCAAGGCGCTGGGCTGCTCCGTCAACGACGTGCTGCTGGCCTGCGTGGCCGGGGCGATCGGCAGCTACCTGCGCGATGCGGGCGACGATCCCGCGGGCAAGGAGATCCGCGCGATGGTGCCGGTGAACCTGCGGCCGCTGGAGAAGGCCTATCAACTCGGCAACCGCTTCGGCCTCGTTCCGCTGGTGCTGCCGGTCGGCATCGTCAACCCGATCGAGCGCGTGTATGCCGTGCGCCAGCGCATGACGCAGCTCAAGGGCAGCTATCAGCCGGTGCTGGCCTTCGCGGTGCTGGCGGTGGCGGGCCTGCTGATCAAGCCGGCGCAGGACGCGCTGCTCAACATGTTCGCCAAGAAAGCCACCGCGGTGATGACCAACGTGCCCGGCCCGGGCAAGCCGCTGAAGTTCTGCGGCTCCACCCTGCGCCAGACGATGTTCTGGGTGCCGCAGTCGGGCAACATCGGCGTCGGGGTCAGCATCCTGTCGTATGGCGGCGGCGTGCAGTTCGGGCTCATCACCGACGAGAAGCTGTGTCCCGAGCCGCAACGGATCATCGAGCGCTTCGAGCCGGAGTTCGAGAAGCTGCTCATGGTCACCCTGATGCTGCCTTGGGGAGAGGCGGCGTAG
- a CDS encoding BolA family protein — protein MSDPTAADVQRFIAQGLVCEHLEVEGDGRHFFATIVSAEFEGANRVARHQRVYRALGDRMREQIHALSMKTLTPAEWASTPASTHHH, from the coding sequence ATGTCCGACCCCACCGCCGCCGACGTCCAGCGCTTCATTGCGCAAGGGCTGGTCTGCGAGCACCTGGAGGTTGAAGGCGACGGGCGCCATTTCTTCGCCACCATCGTGTCGGCCGAATTCGAAGGCGCGAACCGCGTGGCGCGCCACCAGCGGGTCTACCGCGCCCTGGGCGATAGAATGCGCGAGCAAATCCACGCCCTGTCGATGAAGACGCTGACCCCGGCCGAGTGGGCTTCCACGCCGGCCTCCACCCACCACCACTGA
- a CDS encoding ABC transporter permease: protein MSSVATGPLAGTRTLLYKEVLRFWKVSFQTVAAPVLTAVLYLLIFGHVLSDRVTVFESVGYTSFLIPGLVMMSVLQNAFANSSSSLIQSKITGNLVFLLVAPLSHWAWFVAYVGAAVVRGLAVGLGVLLVTLWFAPLGAAEPWWIFVFALLGAGMLGSLGLIAGLWAEKFDQMAAFQNFIIMPMTFLSGVFYSVHSLPVFWQGVSHLNPFFYMIDGFRRGFFGVSDVSPWISLGVVGTSFLLVAGISLHLLRIGYKIRH, encoded by the coding sequence ATGAGCTCAGTGGCCACCGGCCCGCTGGCCGGCACGCGCACGCTGCTCTACAAGGAGGTGCTTCGCTTCTGGAAGGTCAGCTTCCAGACCGTGGCCGCGCCGGTGCTCACCGCCGTGCTCTACCTGCTGATCTTCGGCCACGTGCTGTCGGACCGGGTGACGGTCTTCGAGAGCGTCGGCTACACCAGCTTCCTCATTCCGGGCCTGGTGATGATGAGCGTGTTGCAGAACGCCTTTGCCAACAGCAGCTCGTCGCTCATCCAGAGCAAGATCACGGGCAACCTGGTCTTCCTGCTCGTCGCGCCGCTGTCGCACTGGGCCTGGTTCGTGGCCTATGTCGGCGCGGCAGTGGTGCGCGGCCTGGCGGTCGGCCTGGGCGTGCTTCTGGTGACGCTGTGGTTCGCCCCGCTGGGCGCCGCCGAGCCGTGGTGGATCTTCGTGTTTGCGCTGCTCGGCGCCGGCATGCTCGGTTCGCTGGGGCTGATCGCCGGTCTGTGGGCGGAGAAGTTCGACCAGATGGCTGCGTTCCAGAACTTCATCATCATGCCGATGACTTTCCTGTCGGGCGTGTTCTATTCGGTGCATTCGCTGCCCGTCTTCTGGCAAGGGGTCAGCCACCTGAATCCCTTCTTCTACATGATCGACGGCTTCCGCCGCGGCTTTTTCGGGGTCAGCGACGTCTCGCCGTGGATCAGTCTGGGCGTCGTGGGAACGAGCTTTCTCCTCGTCGCGGGCATCTCGTTGCACCTGCTGCGCATCGGCTACAAGATCCGCCACTGA